A genomic stretch from Sporichthyaceae bacterium includes:
- a CDS encoding methyltransferase: MSAQPTAPDPTAILQIGMGFWPSKTLLSAVGLGLFTVLGEGPMTGDQLHDRLRFGSRATYDFLDTLVALRLLERDGSGPSATYRNTLDTGTFLDEKSPAYFGGFLEMADARLYPFWGGLTEALQTGRPQNEVKQTGTSMFEQFYADPARLEQFMRAMAGISVGNFTALAQKFDFSPYQTTCDVGGATGQLSIILAQHHPHLRCTSFDLPVVVPIAERTITDAKLTDRVEAVGGDFFADRLPKADVITMGMILHDWNLERKLHLIRQAYEALPAGGVFIAVENIIDDDRRENAFGLMMSLNMLIEFGDAFDFSGADFRGWCAEAGFRSVEILPLAGPASAAIARK, translated from the coding sequence ATGAGCGCTCAACCCACCGCGCCGGACCCCACCGCGATCCTGCAGATCGGTATGGGTTTCTGGCCGTCCAAGACGTTGCTGTCCGCGGTGGGTCTCGGCCTGTTCACGGTGCTCGGCGAGGGGCCGATGACCGGCGACCAGCTCCACGACCGACTGCGCTTCGGCTCGCGGGCCACCTATGACTTCCTCGATACGCTGGTCGCCCTGCGGCTGTTGGAGCGCGACGGCTCCGGGCCGTCCGCGACCTACCGCAACACCCTGGACACCGGGACCTTCCTCGACGAGAAGTCGCCCGCCTACTTCGGCGGCTTTTTGGAGATGGCCGACGCGCGGCTGTACCCGTTCTGGGGTGGGCTGACCGAGGCGCTGCAGACGGGCCGGCCGCAGAACGAGGTCAAGCAGACCGGCACCTCGATGTTCGAGCAGTTCTACGCCGACCCGGCGCGGCTGGAGCAGTTCATGCGGGCCATGGCCGGTATCTCGGTGGGCAACTTCACCGCACTGGCGCAAAAGTTCGACTTCTCGCCGTACCAGACCACCTGCGACGTCGGCGGGGCCACCGGTCAGCTCTCGATCATCCTCGCGCAGCACCATCCGCATCTGCGCTGCACCAGCTTCGACCTGCCGGTCGTGGTGCCGATCGCCGAGCGCACCATCACCGACGCCAAGCTGACCGACCGCGTCGAGGCGGTGGGCGGTGACTTTTTCGCCGACCGGCTGCCCAAGGCCGACGTGATCACGATGGGCATGATCCTGCACGACTGGAACCTGGAGCGGAAACTGCACTTGATCCGCCAGGCCTACGAGGCGCTGCCCGCCGGCGGTGTGTTCATCGCGGTGGAGAATATCATCGATGACGACCGTCGGGAGAACGCCTTCGGTCTGATGATGTCGCTGAACATGCTCATCGAGTTCGGGGACGCCTTCGACTTCTCCGGCGCGGACTTCCGCGGCTGGTGCGCCGAAGCCGGCTTCCGTTCGGTCGAGATCCTGCCGCTGGCCGGGCCCGCCTCCGCAGCGATCGCGCGCAAGTAG
- a CDS encoding DUF2071 domain-containing protein, with protein sequence MKPPLIQGEIERRLLINYRVDPEVMARHLPAPFEPHLVDGAAVAGICLIRLGGMRIKGLPRQLGLRSENAAHRVAVEWESPQGRGTGVYIPRRDSDSMVNRAVGGRLYPGLHFPATFRVQETPSEVHVAYTARDGSAEVDVAIRVVDELEGSAIFRNVAEASAFFERGAVGFSATRDSAHFDGLELRTAAWKVEPAVVIRAHSSYFDDRTRFPAGSVVLDSALIMREVPVTWAPLPKLRATR encoded by the coding sequence ATGAAGCCGCCGCTGATTCAGGGCGAGATCGAACGCCGATTGCTCATTAACTATCGGGTGGATCCCGAGGTTATGGCCCGCCACCTTCCTGCACCGTTTGAGCCGCACCTGGTCGACGGTGCGGCGGTGGCCGGGATCTGTCTGATCCGGCTCGGCGGAATGCGCATCAAGGGCCTGCCCCGGCAGCTGGGGTTGCGCAGTGAGAACGCGGCACATCGGGTCGCTGTTGAATGGGAATCCCCGCAAGGGCGCGGTACCGGGGTCTACATTCCCCGACGGGACAGCGATTCGATGGTGAACCGAGCAGTCGGCGGCCGGCTGTATCCGGGGTTGCACTTCCCGGCCACGTTCCGGGTGCAGGAAACGCCGAGCGAGGTGCACGTCGCGTACACCGCGCGCGACGGTTCAGCCGAGGTCGACGTCGCGATCCGCGTCGTCGACGAGCTGGAAGGGAGCGCTATCTTCCGGAACGTTGCGGAGGCCTCGGCTTTCTTCGAAAGGGGCGCCGTGGGCTTCTCCGCCACCCGTGATTCCGCACACTTCGACGGCCTGGAGCTGCGCACTGCCGCATGGAAGGTCGAGCCGGCGGTGGTCATCCGCGCGCACTCGTCATATTTCGACGACCGGACCCGTTTCCCGGCCGGGAGCGTGGTGCTCGACTCGGCGCTGATCATGCGGGAGGTTCCAGTCACCTGGGCGCCGCTGCCCAAGCTTCGCGCTACGCGTTGA
- a CDS encoding quercetin 2,3-dioxygenase, whose translation MSAPIGYVLDATEGEPHWFLGARVTYKTTSTQNGGGLFLAEFHAPRGHGAPLHVHTAADEMFYVLNGQLTVEFAGEQRTVTDGGFVFGPRNVEHRFRVDSEEAHFLLLTTPAGFEDFVRAAGEPASAPGLPAPTPPDIDRLMRAAAENGIQIIGPPLEDPPL comes from the coding sequence GTGAGTGCTCCGATCGGCTACGTACTGGACGCCACCGAAGGAGAGCCGCACTGGTTCCTCGGTGCCCGCGTCACCTACAAGACGACGAGCACGCAGAACGGCGGCGGACTGTTCCTCGCCGAGTTTCACGCTCCGCGCGGCCACGGAGCGCCGCTGCACGTGCATACCGCCGCGGACGAGATGTTCTACGTGCTGAATGGCCAACTCACGGTCGAATTCGCCGGTGAGCAGCGCACGGTCACGGACGGCGGTTTCGTCTTCGGCCCACGCAATGTCGAGCACCGCTTCCGCGTCGACTCCGAGGAAGCCCACTTCCTCTTGTTGACCACCCCCGCGGGGTTCGAGGACTTCGTCCGGGCGGCCGGCGAACCGGCGTCGGCCCCCGGCCTGCCCGCGCCGACCCCTCCTGACATCGACCGACTGATGCGGGCAGCGGCCGAGAACGGCATCCAGATCATCGGGCCACCGCTGGAAGATCCGCCCCTGTAG
- a CDS encoding peptidylprolyl isomerase codes for MAAQHAVIHTNLGDIRVRLFPDHAPTTVKNFTELAEGKREWTDPRTNAPSTEPLYNGTIFHRVISGFMIQGGDPLGTGTGGPGYRFKDEFHSELIFDRPYLLAMANAGPSTNGSQFFITVVPTPWLTMKHTIFGEVADESSRDVVEEIGAVRTGPRDRPTRDVEITSIDVEYS; via the coding sequence GTGGCCGCGCAGCACGCCGTCATCCACACGAACTTGGGCGACATCAGGGTTCGCCTGTTCCCCGACCACGCTCCGACCACGGTGAAGAACTTCACCGAACTGGCCGAGGGCAAGCGGGAGTGGACCGATCCGCGGACCAACGCGCCCTCCACCGAGCCGCTGTACAACGGCACGATCTTCCACCGGGTGATCTCCGGGTTCATGATTCAGGGCGGTGACCCGCTGGGCACCGGCACCGGCGGCCCCGGCTACCGGTTCAAGGACGAGTTCCACTCCGAGCTGATCTTCGACCGGCCGTACCTGCTGGCCATGGCCAACGCCGGCCCGAGCACCAACGGCTCCCAGTTCTTCATCACCGTGGTGCCCACTCCGTGGCTGACCATGAAACACACGATCTTCGGTGAGGTGGCCGACGAGAGCAGCCGCGACGTGGTGGAGGAGATCGGCGCCGTACGCACCGGCCCGCGCGACCGTCCGACCCGAGACGTCGAGATCACCAGCATCGACGTCGAGTACAGCTAG
- a CDS encoding rhomboid family intramembrane serine protease: MANIDSVPGGPPVCYRHPDRESHVRCGRCGRYICPDDMVSAAVGFQCHECVRAGNKGVRTPRTVTGGVARTNTGVITMAIIGINVFVFLAVQGSDRLLERLLLTAYSSDGHGVAQGGWYRLISATFLHQQTFHILLNMIVLWMFGRPLEAQLGRVRYIVTYLICGLGGSCASYLFNPPGTASLGASGAVFGLIGVLLVVERRFGSSTPSALIYLAILLLPGIVISNVDWRAHVGGLIVGFALGGIYAYTPRSNRTYWHAGLCVAITAALLVSVGVRTHRIKEQVAQRFGPGISFELVVHTGDNPCGELQRCNSVRG, from the coding sequence GTGGCCAATATCGACAGCGTCCCCGGCGGTCCCCCGGTCTGTTACCGCCACCCGGATCGGGAGAGCCATGTCCGCTGCGGGCGGTGCGGCCGGTACATCTGCCCGGACGACATGGTGTCCGCGGCGGTCGGTTTCCAGTGCCATGAGTGCGTCCGGGCGGGCAACAAAGGGGTTCGCACCCCGCGCACGGTGACCGGCGGGGTCGCGCGAACCAACACCGGCGTGATCACCATGGCGATCATCGGGATCAACGTCTTCGTGTTCCTCGCCGTGCAGGGCTCGGATCGATTGCTGGAACGGCTGCTGCTGACCGCGTACTCCAGCGACGGTCACGGGGTGGCCCAGGGCGGCTGGTACCGACTGATCAGTGCGACATTCCTGCACCAGCAGACCTTCCACATCCTGCTGAACATGATCGTGTTGTGGATGTTCGGCCGACCGCTGGAGGCTCAGCTCGGCCGGGTCCGCTACATCGTCACCTACCTGATCTGCGGACTCGGTGGCTCCTGCGCGTCCTATTTGTTCAACCCGCCGGGTACCGCGTCGCTGGGTGCCTCCGGCGCGGTGTTCGGGCTGATCGGCGTGCTGCTGGTGGTGGAACGCCGGTTCGGCTCGAGCACCCCGAGCGCGCTGATCTACCTGGCCATCCTGCTGTTACCGGGCATCGTGATCAGCAACGTGGACTGGCGCGCGCACGTGGGCGGGCTCATCGTCGGCTTCGCGCTGGGCGGGATCTACGCCTACACCCCGCGGTCGAACCGCACGTATTGGCACGCCGGGCTGTGCGTGGCGATCACCGCAGCGCTGCTGGTCTCCGTCGGCGTGCGCACGCATCGGATCAAGGAGCAGGTGGCCCAGCGGTTCGGGCCGGGCATCTCCTTCGAGCTGGTTGTCCACACTGGGGACAACCCATGTGGAGAACTACAGCGGTGTAACTCGGTCCGCGGCTAG
- a CDS encoding cell division protein CrgA, translated as MPKSRVRKKDDKSAPTPKAVKLGPSANWVAPLMVGLFMVGLLWIVVYYVSNGDWPMPGIGNANLLVGFAFITGGFVTATQWR; from the coding sequence ATGCCCAAGTCGCGGGTGCGGAAGAAGGATGACAAGTCGGCGCCCACGCCCAAGGCGGTCAAGCTGGGTCCGAGCGCGAACTGGGTGGCGCCGCTGATGGTCGGCCTGTTCATGGTGGGGCTGCTGTGGATCGTCGTCTATTACGTGAGCAACGGCGACTGGCCGATGCCGGGCATCGGCAACGCCAATCTGTTGGTCGGCTTCGCGTTCATCACCGGCGGGTTCGTCACCGCCACCCAGTGGCGCTAG
- a CDS encoding DUF881 domain-containing protein codes for MTVPGPPSGRSAWRVGVPLVLAMAGLLFAITANTARGTNLRSAENTRLVDLIRAAEQRNDRVSATGDRLRAEVDRLSAGAQDPQAQQVRADADAIAPLAGLTALTGTALTVTLDDAPPAAADRSYPGLPQPTPDDLVVHQQDLQAVVNALWSGGANAIQLMDQRIISTSAVRCVGNVLILQDRVYSPPYSVTAIGDLSRLSNALKSSSAISNYRDYVAAYGLGYRVVKHARLTVPAYSGTLDLQYALESTGNEPSASPTRGNG; via the coding sequence ATGACCGTGCCCGGGCCGCCGTCGGGGCGTTCCGCCTGGCGGGTCGGGGTGCCGCTCGTGCTGGCCATGGCCGGCCTGCTGTTCGCGATCACCGCGAACACCGCGCGTGGCACCAACCTGCGCTCCGCGGAGAACACCCGGTTGGTCGACCTGATCCGGGCCGCCGAGCAGCGCAACGACCGGGTCAGCGCCACCGGCGACCGGTTGCGCGCCGAGGTGGACCGACTCTCTGCCGGCGCGCAGGACCCCCAGGCGCAGCAGGTGCGTGCCGATGCCGACGCGATCGCTCCACTGGCCGGGCTCACGGCGCTGACCGGGACCGCGCTGACGGTCACCCTGGACGACGCCCCGCCCGCAGCGGCCGACCGCAGCTACCCCGGGCTGCCGCAGCCCACGCCGGACGACCTGGTGGTGCACCAGCAGGACCTGCAGGCGGTGGTCAATGCGTTGTGGTCCGGCGGTGCCAACGCCATCCAATTGATGGACCAACGGATCATCTCGACCAGCGCGGTGCGATGCGTGGGAAATGTGCTGATCCTGCAGGACAGGGTGTACTCCCCCCCATATTCGGTGACCGCCATCGGTGATCTGTCCCGTCTGTCCAACGCGCTGAAATCTTCCTCGGCGATTTCCAACTACCGGGACTATGTCGCCGCCTATGGTCTTGGGTATCGGGTGGTCAAGCATGCACGGCTGACCGTCCCGGCGTACTCGGGCACGCTCGATCTGCAGTACGCGTTGGAATCCACGGGGAACGAACCGAGCGCTTCGCCGACCAGGGGGAACGGTTGA